From the Papaver somniferum cultivar HN1 chromosome 2, ASM357369v1, whole genome shotgun sequence genome, the window TCTTCTCTAGCTCTGGCATACTGATGCGGGGCAGCTGGTTCCATCCTAAAAATTTCAAACACCACCGATTTTGTGAGCTTCATTTTCTCGACTGACACGAGAGTCACAACTCCGTCTTCGGACTTGACAACGGCTCTAATTTCTTTAGCAAGTTCTTTGTGTAGCTTCTCTCCTCCTAGATATAACCATTCCATCAAACCATGGAAAAGGGGTCTCAGACCAGCGTAAGCATTGGCACCAGACATAAAAACAAGATTATGACAAGTTTCCTCTTTTGATAACCCAAGCTTCTTAGCTTCATCAAAAACCGGTGTAGACGAAGCGTAAATAGCATCATAAATCTTTTGATAGTCGGATTTCACTAGAAACGAAGGACATGGAAAAGTATGCAAGAGAGTATCTTCAATCCAACTCAACCACTTGGGTAATCCTATAGTTATTATTGGATGAAATTGTACAAACAACCATTTTCTTATCATGGACGAACCTTTGTTACCCAGCTTCGCAGGATCGATATTGTAGAAAACATGAAGAAGTAGCTCGAAAATCATGTTATCACTATAAGTGTTGAAGCTAGCTTGACCTTTTGCAGCCACATCGGAGTCAAGATTATCAAAAAGAGTagcaaaatatttttgagatacaGGGATAGTTTTATGGTGTATGGATGCAAATAGACCGATAAACAGACTTTTTAGTTTCCCATGTTTTTCATCCGAGGGATCCAAATAACCACTAACTTTATACCCACCGGTGAAAGAAGTTGATGGCACGTAAGTACCAACAATGAGATCTTTTTTTTCGACTTTAGAATGATCAAAAAGGATCGGAAAACTAACTGCATCGGCTAATACAATGACTTTAGGATCTGGAACATTGACAAACTCTCCTGGTAGAATGTTCATTCGGAATATAGTTGAGTTGTATTCTTCCATATGAGACTTGATGAACTCTGTATGGCCTTGGAAGTAATTGTAGTTGTAACGATCAGATATTGGACCGAGAATTGGGAGACCCAAGTCTCCAGGGATTTCTTTCAACGGTAGTTCCGACGACCGAACGTCAAAATGCGCCATTGATGCTGTTTAAAGTTGCTTGAgagtagaaaatattttttggatgaaCTGAATTAAGCTGGCTAGAGATAAATACACTTGTGCATGTAGACAATTAAGTTATCAGGGATGGAGTATGGGCCAAGTGCCCCCATTTGACTAAATAAAAACAGTAAATAGAAGTGTTCGAAGTTTGGTTTCTGGATGGCGGTCTTCAAAAAATGTGTTTTTTATGGATGGCGGCCTTTAAATGGAGGACTTTTCATTATTTATCTTAGTCCTATCGACTATGGCCGTGTCGCATATATGAACAAGACTTATTTAGCTGGGTGATGTCTTTTCATGCCAACAAACAATAATTGAAAACTTGAAACAAGAAATACAAATAAAGCAATGTGTTGAATTGTCTTTGCTTGGAAAGAGCATAAAGGTGGTAGAAGTGGCTTTGAAACCTTCTTCTACTAGTGAGCCACCAACTGGCCTTCAAAATGGTAGAACTAGACAAACATAATTCAGTAATGGCTGCCTAATATAATGTGAAAGTCTTGTCCTCCTTTGCCAAGTCATGGATGCTAATGGATGATGTTATTGTCAGGtaaaacttttttctttttattttttgttcagcGGAAAgtctatatgtaccgagagccAAGAAACAAACAGTGGGACCCACTTTATCCGCAAAAATCTCAATGCTAAGAACGCTCCCCTCTATTTGTTAGATGAGCGATCGGGATTTACCCTTAGGTTCGAGGATATTTTGTCATCAAATTGTCCAATGATGCTGATTGGAAGAGAATAAGCTATGAAGGTCCGTGGAAAGTTAAAGAACAACAATTAAAAGTGCTGCCATGGACGCCAATGTTCAACCCAGAATCGAAGACGATTAAAAGGGCAGCTGTTTGAGTTCGTTTTAAGAAGCTCTGTCTTGAGTATTGGGAAGAAGAAATTCTTTTTAGGATTGCTTGAGGGCTTGGAAAGCCTGTTGCAGTTGATCTGAGAACATTGAAGCATGAGTATGGTTATTTTGCTGCGGttcttattgatattgatttctcAAAGCCGCTTAATAATATTGTTATTGATGATGAAGATCAACATGACAGTTTTTACTTGGATTATGAAATTTTGAACATGCCTGAATTTTGCGATTATTGTAAGTCTGTTGGCCATGTTGAGGATCATTGTAGAACAAAAAAATACAATGAATTAAAAAAGAAACAGGATGTTGAAGAGGATCAAGAGAAGTGGGATGCACTTCAGGCTGAGATGGACGAGCTAAAATACTGGAATTTGAGAAAATTTAATAAGAAAGATCCCCCACCTGATAAAGGGAATGATGCTAATAAGCCGAAAGACAAAGGTGATGGCAAGGGGGTCGATAATTCTGGAGTTTTGCCGGATAAGGGAGATGGTAAAGATGCTGATGTTGCTTCAAAGGAGAAGCCTGACGATTTACTGATTGGTGGCGCTAAATTTGCTGGCGTTCACACAATTATTCCAAGCCCAACCACTAGTGTGGCAGACGACAATACGGTCCGTAATGAGGAGGTTGTGCATCCTGATAGTTCAGAAGCGCAATCTATTCATGCTCCGACTACTTTGGATGATGGGTCGTCGCAGAATGGAACTTCTGCTACAAATGCAATTGATTTGGCAAAGGAGGAATAAGAGCTTTATATTCATTATGATGAACAGAAAAAACTCGCTAATGAAATGGCTAAGGCTGCGGATTTAGCTAAAGACGAACAAGGTGTGGCTTTGGCCAAGTTACAAAATATGAGAAGATTAATTATGGAACGGAAAAAACAAGCTGAGGCTGAGGTGCAGCAATCTGAGAAACAACATGCCGAGGTGCTACATGCTGAGATGCAATATTCCGAGGAACAACAAGCTGGAGTGCAAGATGCCGAGATAGCCGAGGGAACTAGTCGTATTGAAACTATTGCCATATGTGATCCACCAGCTAATTATATTATGGAGCCAGCTGGAGGTGATGGTTTTAGTTCCCCTactaaaacaacaagaagaaatgcCCAGGCCAACATAACGGAGCCTCTTGAGACTTCAAATATGTTTGAGACTAGAACTGAAGAGACTGAGGAGGAGGTTGAAAACGTTTTTATTGAGACTCAGACTGAACCTTTATCAACAGCAATATCTACTGGCATGGTAGAGATTGAGGCTGCGAAATTGGATTGGAATGCTGCTAAGGATGAGGAAGACCGCTTGAAGagggaaaaaaatgaaaagaaaaagctAAATGCTTTAGCCAAGAAAGGTGATAAGGGTACTAAAGTTTCTCCTAAGAAGAAGGTTACTCACACTGCTCCTAAGCCAGGTGAGGAAGAAAGCCATGTTGGCAGACGAGGAAGAAGTAGGTCACGCAAAGATGATGAAaagggttcggcaagcccttcaCGTGAATCCGTCATTTAATGCGTGTCTTTTggtggaatgctcaaggcttggctaaaGATGGTGCAAGGTCCAAGTTGACTGAGCTTTATCACTTGCATAATCCTGACATAATTTGTGTTGCAGAACCACATGTTTTTTGCACTCTGCGTCTTGTTAGGAAGTTAAACTTAGTGAacttttgtgaagatgttattacaAATGAAGCAAATGGCGAAAAGGCTAATCTCTGGATTTTGTGGAGAAATTCCTTGGCAAGGACGGAtgttttatcttcttcaaagCAGGCAATTACTTTGAATGTTGCGGGAGATTTTGTTACGGCAGTGCATGCTTCTTTTGATCTGGTTGCAAGAAGAAGACTTTGGCATCAGTTGAATTTAGGTTTTATATTTATTCCTTGGTTGGTGTTGGGGGACTTTAATTGCATCTTACGATTagatgagaagaagggtggtaGGCCAATAAAGGAAATGTATGTGAATGAGTTTAAAAGTTGGATTTCAGACAATGGCCTGGTTGAGGCGGACGCAATTGGGAaaaatatacttggtctaattgtcgtAGTGGTAATGATAGAATTGTTTCAAAGCATGATAGAGCGGTTGTGAATGATGCTTGGCTCTACAAATATGAAAACTGGAGGTGTAAGGCTTTGCCTAGAATCTGCTCGGATCATTCTCCCCTTTTTTGGTTTGCTTTTGAGAATCCAAGGACAGCCTAGGCGCCTTTTagaattcagaagatgtggttgtCTCATCCAAGTtttatgaagatggttaaagataGTTGGAATATGCAACTTAATGGTGCGCCTCCTTTTGTGTTCACGGCCAAATTAAAGAGGTTGAATAAGCGTTGGAATTTTGGAATAGAACTGTTTTTGGTGAAGTTCAATTTCGTTTGAAACAAGCTGAATTAAAACTTGAAACTGAGAATGATCTTTTGGATTTTGATCATGGTAGTGAGTTTCAGTTTGTGAAGGTTGCGGATGCTCAGAAAGCTGTTGACGATGTGAAAACGGAGTTGGCAGTTATGCTTAAGATGAAGTCGCGTGTAACTTGGTTGGAGGATGGAGATCAAAATACCCGATTTTTTCATAATAGCATTCGTATAAGGAGAAGTCAAAATACGATTTCAGAACTTAAAACTACGACTAACACtattttgtttttgcaggatgagatAAATGACTACATTGTAAATCATTATCAAGCAAAATTCAATGGTGGTGACGTTAATATTGATCCAAGGCTGTTTGATATTGACCATGAGAGCATAAGTGACGCTGAAAGTGCTTTCATGGATGCTATTCCGTCCTTGGAGGAGGTTAAAGAGgatgtttttgatttgggagcggACTCTGCGCCTGGTCCAGATGGCTTTATAGGTTCTTTCTATATACAatgttggaacattatttctaaAGATCTTTTTAATGCCATTGCAAACTGTTGGGCTATAAGTAAAATTCCCAATGGCATTAATTCAAGTTTGAAAGTTCTCATTCCTAAAAATAACAAGTATGATGCTATCAAGGattataggccaattggtttGAGTAACTTTTTCTTCAAAAATCATCACTAAGATTTTGGCTACAAGGCTGGGTACGGTGCTTAATAAGTTGATTTCTAAAGAACAAGTGGCTTTTATGAAAGGAaggaatattcatgaaaatatagCTTTGGCTTCTGAGTTGATCGATGAGATTGGCACGGAAAGGAAACATGGTAATGTTGGAATCAAATTGGATATTACGCAAGCTTTTGATACAGTGAGTTGGGAGTCATCACTGACGTTTTTAGGCAATATGGTTTTTCCGAAAATTGGTGTTCATGGATCCTTAGTATTCTGAATTCAGCTCGGATTTCTGTGATGATAAATGGCAGTCCTGAAGGTTTCTTTAGCATCTCTAGAGGATTGCGCCAAGGTGATCCTCTGTtacctttgattttttttcttattgaagATTCTTTAAGCCGCAATCTCTCTAAACTTTTTGCAAGGCGTAGTATGCACTCTATGGTTAGAAAAAAGGTGTGGCCCCTACGCATCTACTTTTTGCAGacgatattcttattttctgcagAGGTAATCTTCATAGTTTACAAAATTTGAAGGATATGCTGGGAATGTACCAACGTGCTTCTGGCCAATACGTAAGTTATGCCAAAAACAAGTTTTATTATGGAGGAGGCACTGGCTCTCGTGCTATTTCTATAGCTAACTATTTGGGAATGGAAAGAGCCTTTTTTCCTGACAAATACTTAGGAATTCAATTGAATCCTGGTATTGTTCGTCACATCCATGTTCGTCAAGTGGTGGAGAAAATTATGGACAAGTTGGCCGGCTGGAAAAGTAAGCTTTTATCCTTTCAGGCCAGACTGGTTTTGATTAGATCCGTAATTTCTAGCTATGTGATTCATTCCATGGCCGTGTACAAGTGGCCATGCACGGTTATTAAGCAGGTTGAGAAGGTCATTAGAAATTTTATATGGTCGGGTGATGCTGAGAAACTAAAGTATTTCACgattctttatgatgatttgtgctGCTCGAGGCGTGAAGGTGGCCTTGGCCTTAAGAAGTTGTTGGATGTTAATAGAgctatgcttatgaagttgtgggtttctATTCGAGATTCAGACAAGATTTGGGCCAGATTCTTGAGGGAGAAATACTTCAATTTaaatggcaacttgattgattataaATTGGGTTCCTCGGTTTTCCCAGGGATCAGATTGGTCTACAACTTTGTGCAATCGCACACTCGatcaattataggtaatggtgttaatatttccttattttttgataattggtgtggggATTTTTCTATTGCGAAGCGGCTTGGaattttttccaaagggccaaATGATTTCACGGCAAAGGTGAGTGATATTCTTGTTGATGGTGCTTGGGCCATACCTCCTCGCGTGAGGGATTTGATGATTCATTGTAATATTGATATTGAAAATCTACCGCTTATTGCTGGTGGAGATGATTACAAAATCTGGGATTTGGATTACAAGGGCGTTTTTTCAGTCAAGTCTACGAAGGCTTCTATTAAGGCGCCAGCTGAAGTTTTACCTATTGCATCTTTGTTCACTAGGGAAGTTGTACATCCTACTTTGAGTATGCAATATTGGAAAATCTGGGCGAAACAATGTTGTGCAACTGAAGATAATATTATCAAGAAGACTGGTAGGAGTATGCCTACGATTTGCCACCTGTGTAGGAAGAATGAAGAGACAATGAGCCATATCACTTGGCATTGCAGAGTTGCTAAGAGAATCTGGACTATGCTTTCTAGGCATATCTTGATCAAAACCACCCTCCCTGCTTTATTGAGGAACTTCCTTTTCCAAGGCGCCAACTTCTTCTCCATTCTCTGTATTACCACATCCCAAATAGCAACACTCCTGCTATGAGCCCCTATCGGCATGCCTAAGTAGGTAATTGGTAACTCATCTACCTTGCAACCCAACTCCAAAGAAAGCTCATTAACAGCCACATCTGCTCCTATGCTTATCATAAAGCTTTTGTCTAAGTTCAGTTTAAGCCTTGTCaaaacctgaaaaattagaaaaattatGAAAAGTCTCTTTACTTCCTCCTTGGAAGCATCTAAGAAAATGATTGTGTCATCAACAAACTGAAGGTGAGACACTATCGATCCACCATCTACCATCTGAAATCCTCTTAGCCTGTTCTCAGCCACTTCACCATTAATCAACATAGATAAGACCTCCACAACCAACAAAAATAGAAATGGCGAAAGAGGATCACCCTGGCGGATCCCTTTTGAAGGCTTGATTCTGTTTGTAGCTTTTCCATTCACCAATAAATAGAACTGAGCCCCTGTCACGCACCACCCTATCCACttcaaccatttttcgtcagaataGCAAATAATGAAGGCCAACTGACGTTGTCGAAAGCCTTGTCCATGTCTATCTTGCATAGGATGCCCGGTTTCTTCTGCCTCAAACGACTATCCACACACTCATTTGCTATTAATATGCCATCCAGAATCTGCTTGTTATTAATGAAAGCGCCCTGAGTATTCGACACTAAACCCGGCATTACAATTTTCATTCTTTCCGCAAGAAGTTTAGCAATTATGTTGTAAAAGCCGCTAATGAGGCTGAGAGGCCTAAAATCCTTCACCGTGGCTGAATCTTCCTTCTTTGGGATCAGCTTTATAAAAGACATGTTGAGACGCCAGTCTAGAGAACCTTTACTATGAAACTCATTCACAAATACAATAACGTCAAACTTAAGAAAACTCCAGCATGCCTTATAAAACTCAAGGTTGTACCCGTCAGGCCCTGGCGCTTTGTTCGCCCCACAGTTATTAAATTGCAGCTAAAATCTCCTCCTCCCCGAAGTTCCTTTCTAACCAGGTTTGTTGTTCTCCATCTATTCTCCTGAAACGCAAATTATCAAAAGAAGGTGTAATTGACGAAGTAGCTGTAAACAACTTTTCATAATAACTctgaagttcatgattaattgtATCTTGATTGAAAACATCAACGCCTTCAATTTCCAACTTTGTTATGCAGTTGCGTTTTTTCTTTGCATTCGCAATCCTGTGAAAGTACTTCGTGTTCTTATCACCCTCCTTAAATCCATTCACTTTAGCACGCTGGAAAGCCATTCTAGCCCTAGTTATTTTGATGTTATTTAGCTTGAAAAGAAGGCTTGCTTGCTCCTCTCCCTGAACATATGTCAATGCTGCTGTCTCCTCTTGCAAATTTAAAGTTTTAATCTTCTCCAGTAACTCATCCTCTCCTTCTTAACATTACCAAACACCTCTCTACTCCAAgcctttataaaaaaaattaaattttgcaATTTACGAAACAGAACATAATATGGTGTGCCTTCAAATACCATTGTCCTCCACCAAATTTCCACCAACTTTATAAAATCCGGATGCTTCAGCCAGTGATTCTCGATTTTGAAACTTGCAGCACATCGAAAATCAGGAGTCAAATCCAGTAATAACGCATTATGATCAGATATTGTACGTACCAGTGCAGTCTGTGTTGCTCCACTAAATTTAGCATCAAACAAAGTGCACACCAAAAATCTGTCAAGTCTACACAGTGTTGGATCAGCGTGTTTGTTACTCCAAGTGAACGCTCCACCATTAAGGGGAAAATCAATCAACTCCTGCTCCATAATGAAATTATTCAGGAAAGCCATATTCCTAGTATCCCCTCCAGGTTTGTTCCTCTCCGCATCACTACGAACTGCAATTAAGTCCCCTGCAAAGCACCACGCCTCTGCTGACCAGTTTCTTATCTCTGCCAGATCTCTCCAAAAGTCCTCCCTCAAATTGAAATCGCACGGAGAATAGGCATTCGTAACAATAAATTTAAAGCTTGTGCTTCTGTACCTcaacaaacaagaaattgagTTCAAACCCACTTTCTTATCTAGAAGCTCCAAATTCGCACTATCCCAAATAGTTAAAAGTCCTCCACTGTTCCCAACACTTCCTTGTGATGGGATGAAATCCCACCCAAAATACGAATCATaccaaatctgtctcacaaaccAGCTCGAAAGATGTTGAATCTTAGTTTCTTGAATAGAGCACACCATGCATCTGTGAGCAGCAATCATATCCCTCAACGCCACCTGTTTATCATAGGCATTTAAACCCCTGAGATTCCATGAGATGAGTTTTGAACTCATTGCTCAATCACATTCTCCCTGGAAGTAACTTCATCAGAATCATCTACCTTCTCAGCTGAACTAGTTGTCTCATACGAGTCACAACTATCCTGAATCTTCCTCCCTTCAACGATGGCTTTATAGCGATCTCTATACTTCAAAAGTATTTCATCAATTACCTCCTTTGCTTGGAGTTCATCCTTTGACTTAATGCCTCCCAATCTGCAGCAAAACTCCACTACCATCTTTGACGTGGAGAAAATAACTTCATTAGAGTCAACTTTTGAAGCCTGTATATCTCCAAGATTGATAACAATTCTGTCGTCTACCACCCTAAATAAGCCGGTATGATCTCCCTCTGTAAAGGAAGCATCTGTTGTATCTCCAATGCTGCATTAGTGTCCTCAAGCAACACAATTTGAAGATTGTTATCCTCAGTTGGCTCCAGTGCTGAACTATGTGCTCCTATCACCTCCTCTACAACCTCTCTATGAGAGCCATTCTGGCTGCCAAAGTTTTCAGAATGGTTTGGTGCTTCATCATCTCTACTAACCGCGTTCGTGAAACCAGCTGATTCGGCCTCCGACACATTATCAATGACCTCCAACCTAGCCGAGGCAGCTACTGCTTCTTCACATCCACCATCATCCAGTACATGGAATCTGTTAGCAGTGTTAATAATGTTCATACTGTGAGAGCTGGACGCTCCTACCCCAATCCTCTTCCAAATAGGACCCACATCACCTTGGCCATTAGACCTGTTGGTAGCTACATCTTCCTTCTCAAATAATCCAACATCTTGGTCTGCCTTCTTCCCAGACTGTACTGCCACGTGAGCTGGTGTATTAGACTTCTTGGTGAAGTCACGACCTGACTCCAGGGTCTTATTCGTCTGACTCAAACGTGAATCTGAAACCTGCACTGATTTTGCTCCCGAAAATACAGTACTatttaaatttgaatttgaaactTTGTCAAACTCAGCTATCAATCTGCTATACTCCTCCAATTTCGGCTTCTGTATAGCTGATTTTGTCAAACTTTGTCGAGCATTGAAATcattagtttttttgtttttgaagcattccttttgcttttttttctttttgaagcattcCTTTTGCTTTCTTTCTGTATAGCTGATGTTGGTGttgccaaaaaataaataaataaataaataggaagaaaaactattcacttttttttttaattttaattttaattattttattttttttttgcttttttttgtgtttggttCTGCtaggagaaaataaataaaaagtagtCGAACTACATGaacaaaaaagttcggttatggGAAAAAAAATTGCGAGTTAACCAAGCTAAACAAAGAATAATTCGGTTaaggaattttatttttttttgcgaactaaccgaactaaACATATGGGTTTACAGAGAAGAGTTCTtcaccaaatatttttttttgcgaaCTAACCAAACTAAATATATGGGTTTACAAAGAAGAATTCggttaaggatttttttttttttttttttgggaactaACCGAACTCTGCATTTGGTATTCTATACAAAAGTTCggttataaaaaaaaaggttgtATTAGTCgaagtgttcttcattttcagaaagttcggttaccagactatatatttttttttaatttctactAACCGAACTTGCTATTGTAATTTCCATCTTCACCCTATTTTGATGGTTACTACTCAATTgtttcaatcaaaaacgaattaaGATTAATGTGGGACTTTTACTACTCAATTTTGATGATTAATACTCAAACCTATTTTGATGATTAATACTCAAAcctaataaaagaaaagaaatttaaaaaatatatatatatatatatataaaattaaaatattgaagaaaaaaattaaatttaaaaaaaaactaaaattttagaaaaataattaaaaaaaaagaaataattaaattaatataAAGGATAATTTGCTATTGTATAAGGAGTGACTTtggtttacttctaaatgtcttaccaaaaataaaaccatggtcccccaaaaaaatctATCATCtcaaaaaaatcgttcttttttaATGTCAAATAGCCATTACATTGCTAAGGACTAAATCtaaagtaggaattacctatagatcctattatagtgttcttagttagtggcaggtccacccactaaagcccggtaaccagaggtccataagaaaaagaaaatagaaaaatggacccaattttttaagccCTGGTCCTGCACACGTGTGGAATATATGAGGACGTATTTTTAAATACCGAAAACACCCTCAAGTATATAAAAGCAGTAACCAaattcattttttcttcattttctcgatctattcttcttcttcttgttcatttTCTCCTCTGTGGTTCCGTGAACAACTCCGGCTATGAAGATCTTATGAGGTGTTGATCAATTCGTGAATTCAAACTAAGATTAATCGGTAGGTTCACTTCCTTACTGTTGGTATAGTTTAGGTTTTTAtatttcctttcttcttcaaaagcttatttaatttagtttttttttcctcgGGTTAGAGAAATTTTCATGTTTATAGCAAAATTTAATGTTTAGGTATTAGATGTGATGTTGATAGTAAACTGGAAGAGTCTACTTTCGTCGATTTGGTATGACCTCTAAGTGTATTTGTGTTGCACcgcgttttttaattgatttttgggttcgatccatgagtacgtatatgtaatactgaaatatctgttttgattcggttatattcagagttttgtcattgttttagggttcgatccatgagtacgtatgtgtaatactgaaatatcttctttgatttggtaatattcagagttttgtcattgtttttggatTCAATCCTTGAGTGTATTTGTGTTGCACcgcgttttttaattgatttgtgggttcgatccatgagtacgtatctgtaatactgaaatatctactttgattcggttatattcagagttttgtcattgtttttgggttcgatccatgagtacgtatgtg encodes:
- the LOC113352131 gene encoding uncharacterized protein LOC113352131, whose product is MRVFWWNAQGLAKDGARSKLTELYHLHNPDIICVAEPHVFCTLRLVRKLNLVNFCEDVITNEANGEKANLWILWRNSLARTDVLSSSKQAITLNVAGDFVTAVHASFDLVARRRLWHQLNLGFIFIPWLVLGDFNCILRLDEKKGGRPIKEMYVNEFKSWISDNGLVEADAIGKNILGLIVVVVMIELFQSMIERTVFGEVQFRLKQAELKLETENDLLDFDHGSEFQFVKVADAQKAVDDVKTELAVMLKMKSRDEINDYIVNHYQAKFNGGDVNIDPRLFDIDHESISDAESAFMDAIPSLEEVKEDVFDLGADSAPGPDGFIGSFYIQCWNIISKDLFNAIANCWAISKIPNGINSSLKVLIPKNNKYDAIKDYRPIGLRRNIHENIALASELIDEIGTERKHGNVGIKLDITQAFDTDMLGMYQRASGQYVSYAKNKFYYGGGTGSRAISIANYLGMERAFFPDKYLGIQLNPGIVRHIHVRQVVEKIMDKLAGWKSKLLSFQARLVLIRSVISSYVIHSMAVYKWPCTVIKQVEKVIRNFIWSGDAEKLKYFTILYDDLCCSRREGGLGLKKLLDVNRAMLMKLWVSIRDSDKIWARFLREKYFNLNGNLIDYKLGSSVFPGIRLRLGIFSKGPNDFTAKVSDILVDGAWAIPPRVRDLMIHCNIDIENLPLIAGGDDYKIWDLDYKGVFSVKSTKASIKAPAEVLPIASLFTREVEE
- the LOC113352132 gene encoding uncharacterized protein LOC113352132, producing MSSKLISWNLRGLNAYDKQVALRDMIAAHRCMVCSIQETKIQHLSSWFVRQIWYDSYFGWDFIPSQGSVGNSGGLLTIWDSANLELLDKKVGLNSISCLLRYRSTSFKFIVTNAYSPCDFNLREDFWRDLAEIRNWSAEAWCFAGDLIAVRSDAERNKPGGDTRNMAFLNNFIMEQELIDFPLNGGAFTWSNKHADPTLCRLDRFLVCTLFDAKFSGATQTALVRTISDHNALLLDLTPDFRCAASFKIENHWLKHPDFIKLVEIWWRTMVFEGTPYYVLFRKLQNLIFFIKAWSREVFGNVKKERMSYWRRLKL